One stretch of Pedobacter riviphilus DNA includes these proteins:
- a CDS encoding O-antigen ligase family protein, translated as MIKKIMFLFLLFAYVYVTTFNIFITGVFRIPAPMVFLAPLIYFYRTEETGFHYGKELFVFFIAALFFYLIGQSDVTGFFALLIVAGCFALLFNYVIGTNLKRMNIAVGFFFGVLLLSGIIMFIDHRYNMAAIRSLLVQEDVLQAPAGISTTIFTFGYQMAALTPFLVINAILFKRSWLINLLLFGLALCLIFFGMQRSVLVAFAVVTGLFFLSYYKAKSILIFGVFCAIFFIAQSSIEQFSEGKKQQNILNKSTENAKAKEERGDLMGENIQIITDYPFGLLFYGKTWNDVVQHNFVYKKDQL; from the coding sequence ATGATTAAAAAAATAATGTTTCTCTTTTTGTTGTTTGCCTACGTTTACGTAACAACATTTAACATCTTCATAACAGGGGTTTTTAGGATTCCGGCACCAATGGTTTTCCTGGCACCGTTAATCTATTTCTATCGAACAGAAGAAACAGGCTTTCATTATGGCAAAGAATTATTTGTTTTCTTTATTGCTGCCCTGTTTTTTTATCTTATAGGCCAGTCAGATGTTACCGGTTTTTTTGCGCTATTAATTGTTGCGGGCTGTTTTGCCTTGTTATTCAATTACGTTATCGGTACCAATTTAAAGCGAATGAACATCGCAGTCGGATTTTTCTTTGGTGTATTGCTGCTTTCGGGAATCATCATGTTTATCGATCACCGGTACAATATGGCAGCCATCCGTTCGCTTTTGGTGCAGGAGGACGTATTGCAGGCACCAGCGGGAATATCGACCACCATTTTTACTTTCGGCTACCAAATGGCTGCTTTAACACCATTTCTAGTTATTAATGCGATACTGTTTAAAAGAAGCTGGCTAATTAATCTGCTCTTATTCGGCTTAGCGCTATGCCTTATTTTCTTTGGCATGCAACGGTCGGTTTTAGTAGCTTTTGCAGTTGTAACGGGGTTATTTTTCTTAAGTTATTACAAAGCCAAATCCATTTTAATATTTGGTGTGTTTTGCGCCATATTCTTTATCGCGCAAAGCTCAATTGAACAATTTTCAGAAGGTAAGAAGCAACAGAATATTTTAAATAAAAGCACCGAAAATGCGAAGGCTAAAGAAGAACGTGGCGATTTGATGGGAGAGAACATCCAAATTATAACCGATTATCCATTTGGGCTATTGTTTTATGGAAAAACCTGGAACGATGTAGTACAGCACAACTTTGTTTATAAAAAGGACCAGTTGTAA
- the asnB gene encoding asparagine synthase (glutamine-hydrolyzing), which yields MCGIYGTTIPYSNGTIREKMARISFRGPDYTGIQHYDQVIFAHNRLAIIDLDARSNQPFSYMHLHIVFNGEIYNYKDIRKDLERKNYQFNTSSDTEVICAAYLEYGTDCLTHFNGMFAFVIYDSHKNELFGARDRFGKKPFYYAHDHLSFEFASQSSQININRNLTVNEEAINQYLIWGYLPEPQSIYTEVKQLPAANYFKYDLKSHKLKITEYWTLDYGWKNKFDGSYEEAKEALALILADAVKIRMNADVPLGVFLSGGIDSSLIAALATKEIDHVKTFSIKFNEKGFDESAYANQVAKHLGTDHYTIECNYNDGINLIENFNRFYDEPFADSSAIPTMLLSKNTRKHVTVALSGDAGDEAFLGYHRYKWIKQINSLFYAPHGIRKALAGIINQSPSYRHKLIAMGISMEDVEKLYVKMFGNMENSWVKQPDLAKYNPLMHILTNPSKPLLERISDFDIKTYLNGDINTKVDRASMAFSLESRSPLMDYRVIEFSRTLPTAFKYTNGNQKRILKDLLFDRVPAHMFDRPKAGFTMPFQHWFKNELKDYVMDNLSADNLKNIPGIHLKRTQEIINEHMAGKWNRYPQIWKLLVLSQWLIKNKSGADKVSLLV from the coding sequence ATGTGTGGAATATACGGCACAACCATACCTTATTCAAACGGTACTATCCGTGAAAAAATGGCAAGAATCAGTTTTCGGGGCCCAGATTATACTGGCATCCAACATTACGATCAAGTTATTTTTGCGCACAATAGACTGGCTATTATCGATCTTGATGCCCGCTCCAATCAACCCTTTTCGTATATGCACCTTCATATTGTTTTTAACGGAGAAATATACAATTACAAAGACATTAGAAAAGATCTGGAACGGAAAAACTACCAGTTTAACACCAGCTCTGATACCGAAGTAATATGCGCCGCTTATCTGGAGTATGGTACCGATTGCCTAACCCACTTTAACGGGATGTTTGCTTTTGTGATTTATGATAGCCATAAAAACGAACTGTTTGGTGCCAGAGACCGTTTTGGCAAAAAACCTTTTTATTATGCCCACGATCACCTATCGTTCGAATTTGCAAGCCAATCCTCACAAATTAATATAAATAGAAACCTAACTGTTAACGAAGAGGCCATTAATCAATATTTAATTTGGGGCTATCTACCAGAGCCTCAATCTATTTACACAGAGGTAAAGCAATTACCTGCGGCTAATTATTTTAAATATGACCTTAAATCTCATAAGCTTAAAATTACTGAATACTGGACTTTAGATTATGGCTGGAAGAACAAATTTGATGGAAGTTATGAAGAAGCTAAAGAAGCTTTAGCGCTTATTTTGGCCGATGCGGTTAAAATCAGGATGAATGCTGATGTGCCATTGGGTGTGTTTTTATCAGGTGGGATAGATTCATCTTTAATTGCAGCTTTAGCAACAAAAGAAATCGACCATGTTAAAACATTCTCTATAAAATTTAATGAAAAAGGTTTCGATGAAAGTGCTTATGCCAATCAGGTTGCTAAACATTTGGGTACTGATCATTATACTATTGAGTGTAATTACAATGATGGTATTAATTTAATTGAAAACTTTAACCGTTTTTATGATGAGCCTTTTGCCGATTCGAGTGCTATACCCACCATGTTGCTCAGTAAAAATACCAGGAAACATGTAACTGTTGCATTGAGCGGTGATGCTGGAGATGAGGCTTTTTTAGGATATCATCGTTATAAATGGATAAAACAGATAAACAGCCTGTTTTATGCGCCACACGGCATCAGAAAAGCATTGGCAGGCATAATTAACCAATCGCCAAGTTACCGCCATAAATTAATTGCCATGGGCATTTCTATGGAAGACGTAGAAAAATTATACGTAAAGATGTTTGGTAATATGGAAAATTCATGGGTAAAACAACCCGATCTGGCCAAGTATAATCCATTGATGCATATTTTAACCAATCCATCTAAACCTTTGTTAGAACGTATTTCTGATTTTGATATTAAAACCTATTTAAATGGAGATATTAATACGAAAGTAGACCGCGCATCAATGGCCTTTTCGCTAGAGTCTAGGTCCCCTTTAATGGATTATCGGGTAATCGAGTTTTCAAGAACTCTGCCCACAGCATTCAAATACACCAATGGAAACCAAAAACGGATATTAAAAGATTTATTGTTCGATCGTGTCCCTGCTCATATGTTCGATCGGCCAAAAGCTGGCTTTACTATGCCGTTCCAGCACTGGTTCAAAAATGAATTAAAAGATTATGTGATGGATAATTTATCAGCCGATAATTTGAAGAACATTCCTGGCATTCATTTGAAAAGGACGCAAGAAATTATCAATGAGCATATGGCAGGAAAATGGAACAGGTATCCACAGATATGGAAATTGCTTGTACTCTCTCAATGGTTAATTAAAAATAAATCAGGCGCTGATAAAGTTTCATTATTAGTATAA
- a CDS encoding lipopolysaccharide biosynthesis protein, producing the protein MNLTYKARSGIIWSIGQQFSVKFINLFVTVILARLLSPAEFGLIAMLSIFIAVGNSLMDSGLTSSLIRTRTAGQKDFSTIFFFNLGGSIIVYGILFFAAPLIASFYRQPLLTDIVRVYGLTFLINAFFSIQSTLLTKEMKFKLQTVIQIPAVILGGCLGIYLAKNGYGPWSLVWMSLLSASVSTTLHWFYSDWRPRLIFNKKSFRKHFHFGYKMTLSGLLDTIYQNLYTVIIGRFYAASQLGFYARADSLSQLPIGIISTAISKVTYPMFSNISNDDVKLKMVYRRLMQQVLFWNAPILIFLALIAQPLISLLLTDKWLPSVPYFQILCIAGILYPLHAYNLNILKVKGHSGQFLKLEILKKVLSVIGIICAIPFGIMGLLYFQLFFTVFAYYINSIYSGKLINYPLKEQLYDVVPILLLSSILGVSCYYLDTWYLSHYHINNILHIVGISIIYGSFYFGISSSIKLAALVDFKQLILKQ; encoded by the coding sequence ATGAATTTAACATATAAAGCGCGATCGGGCATTATATGGTCGATTGGACAGCAGTTTAGTGTTAAATTTATAAACCTGTTCGTTACCGTTATATTGGCCCGCTTATTAAGCCCTGCAGAATTTGGCTTAATAGCAATGCTCTCTATTTTTATTGCTGTTGGTAATTCGTTAATGGATAGCGGCTTAACATCGTCGCTAATCCGGACAAGGACGGCCGGACAAAAAGATTTTTCTACCATCTTTTTTTTTAATCTGGGTGGAAGCATCATAGTGTATGGTATTTTGTTCTTTGCAGCACCACTAATTGCCAGTTTTTACAGACAACCCCTGCTTACCGATATTGTTAGGGTTTACGGATTAACCTTTTTAATTAATGCCTTTTTTAGTATTCAGAGTACTTTATTAACTAAGGAAATGAAATTTAAACTGCAAACGGTAATTCAAATACCTGCAGTAATATTGGGTGGTTGTTTAGGTATTTACCTGGCAAAAAATGGTTACGGACCCTGGAGTTTGGTTTGGATGAGCTTGCTGAGTGCGAGTGTTTCTACCACATTGCATTGGTTTTACTCAGATTGGCGGCCGCGACTGATCTTTAATAAAAAAAGCTTCAGGAAGCACTTTCACTTTGGCTACAAGATGACGCTTTCTGGACTGTTGGATACCATTTATCAAAATTTATATACTGTTATTATCGGTCGCTTTTATGCGGCATCCCAATTGGGTTTTTATGCCAGGGCAGATAGTTTAAGTCAGTTGCCCATTGGGATTATTTCCACAGCCATTAGTAAAGTAACCTATCCCATGTTTTCGAACATCAGCAATGATGATGTAAAGCTCAAAATGGTTTACAGGAGGTTAATGCAACAAGTGTTATTCTGGAATGCACCCATCCTGATTTTTTTAGCACTTATTGCTCAACCTTTAATCTCCTTGCTTTTAACCGATAAATGGCTGCCTTCTGTGCCTTATTTTCAGATTTTATGTATTGCCGGTATTTTATATCCCTTGCACGCATACAACCTGAATATTTTAAAAGTTAAAGGTCATAGCGGTCAGTTTTTGAAATTAGAAATTTTAAAAAAGGTGCTGAGTGTAATCGGGATTATCTGTGCAATTCCATTTGGCATTATGGGGCTTTTATATTTTCAGCTCTTCTTTACAGTTTTCGCCTACTATATCAATTCAATATATAGCGGTAAATTAATCAATTACCCACTTAAAGAACAGCTTTATGATGTTGTACCTATTTTATTGTTATCTAGTATTTTAGGTGTTTCTTGTTATTACCTCGATACTTGGTATTTATCACATTATCACATCAATAATATTTTACACATAGTTGGTATAAGCATCATCTATGGCAGTTTTTACTTCGGCATAAGTAGCAGTATCAAACTGGCTGCACTCGTTGATTTTAAACAATTAATCCTCAAACAATGA
- a CDS encoding glycosyltransferase: protein MCAPQKTINEEVNLKKKVFFILSSLTSGGSERVFWNLAQGFNKDKFDVTIVILDSTVNCFSMDLDDVRFIDLKTKKASKSFFALYNLLKKEEPYAVFSTTDHINILVSLVGRFLKIPMLIARASNIPHEQRLFEGFKSRFYELFASASYRGYKQIVCQSEEMKQSLIDTYNVNQELIKVIANPVLKTNKVKEVKTPDKIYKLLVVARFALEKGLERLVDIMAHLPENYHLDFVGTGVLKEQISTKIKNLQLDHRLKILGEIKNIHEVMVQHDLMVLSSYTEGFPNVVLEALTVGLPVVTFKVSGIPGLIIDGFNGFVLEQDDLVGFRQRIIQACTQGQWNPVEIRRNVYQKCALDKISAQYEELIS, encoded by the coding sequence ATGTGCGCTCCTCAAAAAACTATTAACGAAGAAGTTAACCTGAAGAAGAAAGTTTTCTTTATACTCAGTTCGTTAACCTCAGGTGGATCAGAACGGGTGTTCTGGAACTTGGCCCAAGGATTTAACAAAGATAAGTTTGATGTAACCATTGTGATTTTAGATTCGACGGTGAATTGTTTTTCGATGGATTTAGATGATGTACGTTTTATTGATTTAAAAACCAAAAAAGCATCGAAGTCTTTTTTTGCGCTTTATAACCTGTTAAAAAAAGAAGAACCTTATGCGGTTTTTTCTACTACCGATCACATCAATATCTTGGTATCACTGGTTGGGCGGTTTTTAAAAATTCCGATGCTTATTGCAAGAGCTTCGAATATTCCGCACGAACAAAGATTGTTCGAGGGATTTAAGTCGAGGTTTTACGAACTTTTTGCCAGTGCAAGTTATCGCGGGTACAAACAGATCGTCTGCCAGTCTGAAGAAATGAAACAATCCTTGATCGATACTTATAATGTTAATCAAGAACTGATCAAGGTAATTGCCAATCCGGTATTGAAAACTAATAAGGTAAAGGAGGTGAAAACACCTGATAAAATCTATAAATTATTAGTTGTGGCTCGTTTTGCACTAGAAAAAGGCTTAGAGCGGCTGGTTGATATCATGGCGCATTTGCCCGAAAATTATCATCTCGATTTCGTTGGGACAGGAGTATTGAAAGAACAGATTAGCACCAAAATTAAGAACCTTCAGCTCGATCACAGACTTAAAATTTTAGGAGAGATTAAAAACATTCACGAAGTAATGGTTCAGCACGATTTAATGGTGTTAAGTTCTTATACAGAAGGTTTCCCGAATGTGGTTTTAGAAGCACTTACCGTAGGCTTGCCAGTGGTAACCTTTAAGGTGAGCGGAATCCCAGGGTTAATTATTGATGGCTTTAACGGTTTTGTTTTAGAACAGGATGATTTGGTAGGCTTTAGGCAGCGAATTATCCAGGCCTGCACCCAAGGCCAATGGAACCCAGTCGAGATTAGGCGAAATGTATATCAGAAATGCGCATTGGATAAAATCAGCGCACAATATGAAGAATTAATCAGTTAA
- a CDS encoding glycosyltransferase family 4 protein, translating to MATKLCFVINSLEGGGAERVITNLANHFSDKDCSVTMICLNTAGVRYEINKKVKIINLVKRNDHQSLFNRLRYAYLTFYRLLAVLKKEKPLCTICFMTSANVWAGLCCLILGLPYLVSERTAPAYTLHQYNKLLQWVAFHIYRKSKAIVLPAFEMFKGFKRIKQFETLNNFKTIHNPIHHFSHSNAGTVHSKRFILSVGRLCHEKGFDHLIEAYRNLNLADVDLLISGEGPERASLERQIADLNLKDKVKLIGFKSNLQDYYTQAEVFVLSSRSEGYPNVLVEAMGMGCACVAMDCEFGPSEIIKHGVNGLLVTKGDIVELSLSIDKILNNKYLRRKFSEKAKSINETNSIERISANWEQLIMS from the coding sequence ATGGCTACTAAATTATGTTTCGTGATCAACAGTTTAGAAGGGGGCGGTGCTGAACGGGTAATCACTAATCTGGCTAATCACTTTAGCGATAAAGATTGTAGTGTTACCATGATTTGTCTCAACACAGCAGGAGTCAGGTATGAAATAAATAAAAAAGTTAAAATTATAAACCTGGTTAAACGAAATGACCATCAAAGTCTTTTCAACAGACTTAGGTATGCTTATTTAACTTTTTACCGGTTACTCGCGGTACTAAAGAAGGAAAAACCACTTTGTACCATCTGTTTTATGACATCTGCCAATGTTTGGGCGGGTTTATGCTGCTTAATTTTAGGTTTGCCCTATCTGGTTTCAGAAAGAACAGCACCAGCGTATACTTTACATCAATACAATAAACTGCTACAGTGGGTTGCGTTTCACATTTATAGAAAATCGAAAGCAATTGTACTACCTGCATTTGAGATGTTTAAAGGATTTAAAAGAATTAAACAGTTCGAAACACTGAATAATTTTAAAACAATACATAATCCAATCCATCACTTTTCTCATTCAAACGCAGGCACTGTTCACAGCAAACGATTTATACTCTCTGTTGGCAGATTATGTCACGAAAAAGGCTTCGACCATCTTATTGAAGCCTACAGGAACCTGAACTTGGCTGATGTGGATCTTTTAATCTCAGGAGAAGGACCTGAAAGGGCAAGTCTCGAACGACAGATTGCTGATTTAAATCTAAAAGATAAAGTTAAGTTGATTGGCTTTAAATCTAATCTCCAAGACTATTATACACAGGCTGAGGTTTTTGTGCTTTCTTCCAGAAGTGAAGGTTATCCAAATGTACTGGTAGAAGCCATGGGAATGGGTTGTGCCTGTGTTGCAATGGATTGTGAGTTTGGCCCTTCAGAGATTATTAAACACGGCGTTAATGGTCTTCTGGTTACTAAAGGAGATATAGTAGAACTTTCATTATCTATTGATAAAATACTTAATAACAAATATTTAAGAAGAAAATTTTCAGAAAAAGCAAAATCGATCAATGAAACAAATTCTATTGAACGTATTTCGGCCAACTGGGAACAACTCATCATGTCATGA
- a CDS encoding DegT/DnrJ/EryC1/StrS family aminotransferase produces MIPVTKPFLPKQADFKSYVSSIWARQWLTNNGPLVNELELKLQQYLGLPHLLYVTNGTIALQLAIQALEVKGEVITTPFSFVATTSSIVWQGCKPVFVDIDENTLNIDPNKIEAAITPNTSAILATHVFGNPCDIEAIDRIAKKHGLKVIYDAAHCFGTKYKGKSIFAYGDVSTTSFHATKLFHTIEGGAVFTQNPEILKRMALMRNFGYSGVDTFSEIGTNAKNSEFHAAMGLCNLKHIDQILSKRKELSLHYEMRLNKIEAQFQVIQADTEFNYAYYPVIFKSEEVMLDCMKQLELVQVYCRRYFYPSLSALPYIIKVNMPICDSISKRIMCLPLYHTLTSADQDLVARIILRTQNYRKKQVVKLADYDTLVNGRIGMAVNGH; encoded by the coding sequence ATGATACCTGTAACCAAACCCTTTTTGCCGAAACAGGCAGATTTTAAAAGCTACGTAAGTAGTATTTGGGCCAGACAGTGGCTCACCAATAATGGTCCCTTAGTAAATGAGCTGGAGCTAAAGTTACAGCAATATTTAGGGCTGCCACATTTGTTATACGTAACTAATGGCACTATTGCATTACAACTGGCTATACAAGCTTTAGAAGTAAAAGGTGAAGTTATTACCACACCGTTTTCTTTTGTGGCTACCACCAGCAGTATTGTTTGGCAAGGCTGTAAACCCGTTTTTGTTGATATTGACGAAAATACCCTTAACATAGATCCCAATAAAATTGAAGCAGCCATAACGCCTAATACCTCGGCCATTTTGGCTACACACGTTTTTGGAAACCCTTGTGATATTGAAGCGATAGACCGCATTGCAAAAAAGCACGGACTAAAAGTAATTTATGATGCTGCCCATTGTTTTGGTACAAAATATAAAGGTAAATCTATCTTCGCTTATGGAGATGTAAGCACAACAAGCTTCCATGCTACTAAACTCTTTCATACCATTGAAGGTGGTGCTGTTTTTACTCAAAATCCTGAAATTTTAAAGAGAATGGCGCTGATGCGTAATTTCGGTTATAGTGGGGTAGATACTTTTTCTGAGATCGGTACCAATGCTAAAAACTCAGAATTTCATGCCGCAATGGGCCTCTGTAATTTAAAACATATCGATCAGATTTTAAGTAAACGCAAAGAACTATCGCTGCATTACGAGATGCGACTGAATAAAATTGAAGCCCAGTTTCAGGTTATCCAGGCCGATACTGAATTTAATTATGCTTACTATCCTGTAATTTTTAAATCAGAAGAAGTTATGCTCGATTGTATGAAGCAGTTAGAACTAGTTCAGGTGTATTGCAGACGGTACTTTTATCCATCGTTATCTGCTTTACCTTACATCATTAAGGTAAATATGCCGATCTGCGATTCTATTTCTAAACGCATTATGTGTTTACCACTTTACCACACCTTAACCAGTGCTGATCAGGATTTAGTGGCCAGGATTATTTTGAGAACGCAGAATTACCGCAAAAAACAAGTGGTTAAACTTGCCGATTATGATACATTGGTTAATGGTAGAATAGGAATGGCAGTTAATGGCCATTAA
- a CDS encoding sugar transferase, translating to MHYEKNKKRVFDVVFASLFLILFSPLLILIAILIKLDSKGPIIFKQIRVGRNMKDFHVVKFRTMHIVQSNHSLLTIGNHDTRITRLGYWLRKYKLDELPQLLNVLKGQMSLVGPRPEVRKYVNLYNDEQRYVLSVKPGITDWASVEFCNENELLKHAEDPETYYVERIIPAKIKQNMRYINHNDILTDFKIILLTINRIVIN from the coding sequence TTGCATTATGAAAAGAATAAAAAAAGAGTATTCGATGTGGTATTCGCAAGCTTATTCCTAATCCTTTTTAGTCCGCTTTTAATCCTGATTGCAATTTTGATTAAGCTCGATTCCAAGGGCCCTATCATCTTTAAACAGATCAGGGTGGGGCGAAATATGAAAGATTTTCACGTGGTAAAATTTAGAACCATGCATATTGTACAGAGTAACCATAGTTTACTCACTATTGGGAACCACGATACCCGCATTACCAGACTGGGTTATTGGTTAAGAAAATATAAACTTGATGAATTGCCACAACTTTTAAATGTTTTAAAAGGGCAGATGAGTCTTGTTGGTCCGAGGCCAGAAGTTAGAAAATATGTAAACCTCTATAATGACGAACAGCGTTATGTTTTATCGGTTAAGCCTGGTATTACCGATTGGGCTTCAGTAGAGTTTTGCAACGAAAATGAACTGCTTAAGCATGCCGAAGACCCTGAAACTTATTATGTGGAACGCATTATTCCCGCAAAAATAAAACAGAACATGAGGTATATCAATCATAACGATATCCTAACCGATTTCAAAATTATTTTGTTAACGATTAATAGAATTGTCATCAACTAA
- a CDS encoding DegT/DnrJ/EryC1/StrS family aminotransferase, producing MNIPFSPPFIDQSVIDQVLDTLNNKWITTGPKVKALEQEIKSITGTKEVICVNSWTSGAILMLKWFGVKAGDEVIIPAYTYSATALAVLHCGAIPVMVDILDDFNIDPDKVKAAITTKTKAIIAVDIAGWPCDYTTLKELITNHRVQKKFRCESEKQSLLKRILLISDAAHSIGSLFHDKPAAQKCDVTIFSFHAVKNITTAEGGAICLNLPYPFDSEAEYHYLKMYTLNGQNKDALSKSRGGGWRYDILFQGLKINMPDICAAIGLAQIRKYNQELLPQRKKIAQRYCDGFQDEDWFIAPPLVSTQRESCYHLFPMRVKGLTEEQRDQVIDDLASLGIASNVHFIPMPMLTLFKNLGYKIEDYPMAYQNYANEISLPIYPQLTVTEIEFIINSVISCVNIQLNNRIKTSEEAFTTHKQMAIAL from the coding sequence ATGAACATTCCATTTTCACCTCCGTTTATCGATCAATCTGTGATCGATCAGGTATTAGATACCCTTAATAATAAATGGATTACAACCGGACCTAAAGTGAAAGCTCTTGAGCAAGAAATTAAAAGTATCACCGGAACGAAAGAAGTGATATGTGTTAACTCCTGGACATCTGGCGCTATTTTAATGTTAAAATGGTTTGGTGTTAAAGCCGGTGATGAAGTTATTATCCCAGCTTATACTTATAGTGCTACAGCTTTAGCCGTTCTTCATTGTGGGGCTATACCCGTTATGGTTGATATATTGGATGATTTTAACATCGATCCGGATAAAGTAAAAGCAGCCATTACTACTAAAACAAAAGCCATAATTGCAGTAGATATTGCAGGCTGGCCATGTGATTATACGACTTTAAAAGAGCTGATTACAAACCATAGAGTGCAGAAAAAATTTAGGTGTGAATCAGAAAAACAATCGCTGTTAAAAAGAATCCTGTTAATTTCAGATGCGGCCCATTCAATTGGTAGTTTATTTCATGATAAACCGGCCGCTCAAAAATGTGATGTAACTATATTTTCTTTTCATGCAGTTAAAAACATAACTACAGCAGAAGGTGGTGCAATATGCCTAAATCTTCCATATCCGTTTGATTCAGAGGCAGAATACCACTACTTAAAAATGTATACACTTAATGGACAAAATAAAGATGCACTTTCTAAATCGAGAGGCGGAGGTTGGCGTTACGATATTTTATTTCAGGGACTAAAGATCAATATGCCCGATATCTGTGCGGCCATTGGTCTTGCACAGATCAGAAAGTATAACCAAGAACTTTTGCCACAACGAAAAAAAATTGCCCAGCGTTATTGTGATGGTTTTCAGGATGAAGATTGGTTTATCGCTCCACCTTTGGTAAGTACACAAAGAGAATCATGCTACCATCTTTTTCCGATGCGCGTTAAAGGGCTTACAGAAGAACAAAGGGATCAGGTTATTGATGACCTTGCATCGTTGGGCATTGCCAGTAATGTTCACTTCATTCCAATGCCGATGCTCACCCTGTTTAAAAATCTGGGTTATAAAATTGAAGATTACCCAATGGCTTATCAGAACTATGCAAATGAAATTTCACTCCCTATTTACCCGCAATTAACGGTAACAGAGATCGAGTTCATTATCAATTCGGTTATCAGCTGTGTGAATATACAATTGAATAACCGCATTAAAACTTCTGAAGAAGCTTTTACCACACATAAACAAATGGCAATTGCATTATGA
- a CDS encoding glycosyltransferase yields MKQDDTDIMVSIFCITYNHRKFIAKALDGFLMQQCNFNTEIIIGDDCSTDGTTEIIDEYISKHPGKIKRLIAPQNIGAVKNVIRVALETRGKYVATCDGDDYWTDPNKLQKQVDFLENNPDYVMCCHYTREINFDDTELIYMDFNPIPLQYSFNDLIVNKQAETCTATIVYRNIDPIKNLYKNDWLLKCYACDKLLKLYSTWITGKKVYVLPEVMSCYRRHPGGIWSPVSYVPLKKMQLSDFYIITKIFTYTGLQKARLLYFYLRKYFFFEVKYKTFRNAFQTIKTIVN; encoded by the coding sequence ATGAAACAAGACGATACTGATATAATGGTTAGCATTTTTTGCATCACCTATAACCACCGTAAATTTATTGCGAAAGCGCTGGATGGATTTTTGATGCAGCAATGCAATTTTAATACAGAAATTATTATAGGCGACGATTGCTCTACCGATGGGACCACAGAGATTATTGATGAATACATCTCAAAACATCCTGGTAAAATTAAACGCTTAATAGCTCCTCAGAACATCGGTGCCGTTAAAAACGTTATTCGCGTGGCTTTAGAAACCAGAGGGAAATATGTAGCCACTTGCGATGGTGACGATTATTGGACTGACCCTAACAAGTTGCAAAAACAGGTTGATTTTTTGGAGAACAATCCTGATTATGTGATGTGCTGCCACTATACCCGTGAAATTAATTTTGATGATACTGAATTGATTTACATGGATTTTAACCCTATTCCGTTGCAGTATAGCTTTAACGATCTGATTGTGAATAAACAGGCAGAAACATGTACTGCAACTATTGTTTATCGCAATATAGATCCCATTAAGAATCTTTATAAAAACGACTGGCTTTTAAAATGTTATGCCTGCGATAAGTTATTGAAACTTTATAGCACTTGGATAACGGGTAAAAAAGTATACGTTTTGCCGGAAGTAATGAGCTGCTACAGACGTCATCCTGGCGGTATCTGGAGCCCTGTATCTTATGTTCCATTAAAGAAAATGCAACTGAGCGATTTCTATATCATTACTAAAATTTTCACTTATACGGGTTTGCAGAAAGCCAGGCTTTTGTACTTCTACCTTAGAAAATATTTCTTCTTTGAAGTGAAATATAAAACATTCAGAAACGCTTTCCAGACTATTAAAACGATTGTAAACTAA